A window of Hymenobacter aerilatus contains these coding sequences:
- a CDS encoding DUF4199 domain-containing protein yields the protein MQSSSSSHVILRTAVRFGVVAGLLSVAWIAALYLIGVNPFGGKRLITMLFVVGAVLAGQWWVRRYFQQVGPGLGRSFGMGILTALVAAVVSATGLYGIAQVAGPNAMQRHLLEMRQLLESNKEAYLQQRDGQKEYERTLQNLASTPQGLAADDLKNKLLFGLLISLPGAIFFRR from the coding sequence GTGCAATCTTCTTCGTCTTCCCATGTAATACTACGTACCGCGGTACGATTTGGAGTAGTTGCTGGCTTACTGAGCGTAGCTTGGATAGCAGCACTATATCTGATAGGAGTGAATCCATTTGGCGGGAAAAGGTTGATTACCATGCTATTTGTCGTAGGGGCAGTGTTGGCGGGCCAATGGTGGGTACGACGGTATTTTCAACAAGTAGGGCCCGGACTAGGCCGGTCGTTTGGAATGGGTATACTCACGGCGCTGGTGGCTGCAGTTGTATCGGCTACGGGCCTCTACGGCATTGCACAAGTAGCAGGGCCAAATGCCATGCAGCGCCATTTACTGGAAATGCGGCAGTTATTGGAGTCGAATAAAGAGGCTTACTTGCAGCAGCGCGATGGGCAGAAAGAGTATGAACGTACCTTGCAAAACTTAGCCAGCACACCACAAGGCCTAGCCGCTGATGATTTAAAGAATAAATTGCTTTTCGGTTTACTGATTAGCTTGCCAGGAGCAATTTTTTTCCGCCGGTAG
- a CDS encoding DUF4199 domain-containing protein codes for MENTSTSSVTTTSVGVRYGILTGIASVIISLVLYATNLEQSPVRWISMLVLAGGIVLAHQLFKQHNNGFMSYGQGLGIGAVVGAVSGLISGVYTFIYSQFINPDFLSIALNKARADMEARGNLSDEQIEQGLQMSAKFMDGPFLYIGAILGTLFFAFLFALVISAFTKHKRPEFE; via the coding sequence ATGGAAAACACTTCTACCTCCTCGGTTACTACTACCAGTGTAGGTGTACGCTACGGAATACTGACGGGTATTGCCAGCGTCATTATATCGCTGGTGCTGTATGCTACTAATCTTGAGCAGAGTCCGGTTCGTTGGATAAGTATGCTTGTTCTGGCCGGGGGTATCGTGTTGGCACATCAATTATTCAAGCAACACAACAATGGCTTTATGAGCTACGGGCAGGGCCTAGGTATTGGCGCCGTGGTAGGAGCGGTATCTGGTTTGATCAGCGGCGTTTATACGTTCATCTATTCCCAATTTATCAATCCTGATTTCCTGTCAATTGCTTTGAACAAAGCCCGCGCCGACATGGAAGCACGCGGCAACCTGTCGGACGAGCAGATTGAACAAGGCTTGCAGATGTCAGCTAAATTTATGGATGGGCCTTTCCTGTATATCGGAGCTATACTGGGCACGCTGTTTTTTGCTTTTCTGTTTGCCTTGGTAATATCGGCTTTCACTAAACACAAGCGTCCCGAGTTTGAGTAA
- a CDS encoding glycosyltransferase family 2 protein, translating into MSKRSSYFPVELSIVIPLLNEAESLPELTRWIHRVLTQHGLTYEVLLIDDGSTDESWAVIEELAEADSHLRGIRFNRNYGKSAALNVGFKETQGRVVCTMDADLQDSPEELPELYRMITQDDYDLVSGWKKKRYDPLSKTIPTKLFNGVTRWISGIQLHDFNCGLKAYSQRVVKSIEVYGEMHRYIPVIAKWAGFRKIGEKVVQHQERKYGTTKFGLERFVYGFLDLLSITFVSRFRKRPMHFFGTVGALSFLIGMLITLWLVGEKVYLATQNLHARDVTSQPLFFLALVAVVVGVQVFVAGFLAEMIQLNGPRKNQYLIREKLNIN; encoded by the coding sequence TTGAGTAAGCGTAGTTCCTACTTTCCCGTTGAGCTTTCCATCGTTATTCCATTGCTCAATGAGGCCGAATCGTTGCCAGAACTCACGCGCTGGATTCATCGTGTGCTCACGCAGCATGGGCTTACCTATGAGGTGCTGCTAATAGACGACGGCTCGACAGACGAATCGTGGGCGGTGATTGAGGAACTGGCCGAGGCGGATTCCCATCTACGAGGTATTCGCTTCAACCGCAACTATGGTAAATCTGCGGCTTTAAACGTAGGTTTCAAGGAGACGCAGGGTAGGGTAGTGTGTACTATGGATGCGGATTTGCAGGACTCGCCGGAGGAACTGCCCGAACTCTACCGCATGATCACGCAGGACGACTATGATTTGGTGAGCGGTTGGAAAAAGAAGCGCTACGACCCACTGAGTAAGACCATTCCGACCAAGCTGTTCAATGGCGTTACGCGTTGGATTTCAGGTATTCAGCTACACGATTTCAACTGTGGTTTAAAAGCGTATAGCCAGCGCGTGGTGAAGAGCATCGAGGTTTACGGCGAAATGCACCGGTATATTCCGGTCATTGCCAAGTGGGCGGGCTTTCGTAAAATTGGTGAGAAGGTAGTGCAGCACCAAGAGCGGAAGTACGGAACTACCAAATTTGGGCTAGAGCGCTTTGTATACGGTTTTCTGGACCTGCTGAGTATCACCTTCGTAAGTCGGTTTCGGAAGCGTCCCATGCACTTTTTCGGGACGGTAGGGGCACTTTCGTTCCTGATAGGCATGCTGATTACGCTGTGGCTAGTAGGCGAAAAGGTGTACTTGGCTACCCAAAACCTGCACGCCCGCGACGTAACCAGTCAGCCATTGTTTTTCCTGGCATTGGTGGCCGTAGTAGTAGGTGTACAGGTATTTGTAGCGGGTTTTCTGGCAGAAATGATTCAGCTGAACGGACCGCGCAAAAATCAGTACCTTATTCGTGAGAAGCTGAATATCAATTAA
- a CDS encoding glycosyltransferase, protein MNVVIIGPAYPLRGGLATYNERLARAFREAGDEVRLVTFSLQYPGFLFPGQTQFSTEPGPADLSIEVSINSVNPWSWWRVGEQLRREKPDLVVFRFWLPFMGPALGSIARRIRRNRHTRLVAITDNVVPHEKRPGDRPLTRYFLKACHGFVTMSRAVLADLRRLHFRQPAQYQPHPLYDNFGALRTKQEALQALGLDPQFGYLLFFGFIRAYKGLDILLEAFADERLQQLPVKLIIAGEFYEDAAPYEALIQQHGLESRLVRATDFIPNEQVADYFCTADLIVQPYKHATQSGVSQIAYHFERPMLVTDVGGLAELIPDGEVGYVVKPTATAIADALVDFYQHQRETEFAAGVWARKKQFSWSEMVKALKQVAVD, encoded by the coding sequence ATGAACGTCGTCATCATTGGGCCGGCCTACCCCTTACGCGGCGGACTAGCCACCTACAATGAACGGTTGGCCCGTGCCTTCCGTGAAGCCGGGGATGAAGTGCGGCTGGTTACGTTTTCGTTGCAATATCCTGGTTTTCTCTTTCCGGGTCAGACGCAGTTTAGCACGGAGCCCGGTCCTGCCGATTTATCTATTGAAGTCAGCATCAATTCCGTAAATCCTTGGTCGTGGTGGCGGGTAGGGGAGCAGCTGCGCCGTGAAAAGCCCGATCTGGTGGTGTTTCGATTTTGGCTGCCCTTTATGGGGCCGGCATTGGGGAGTATAGCCCGCCGTATCCGCCGTAACCGCCACACGCGCCTCGTGGCCATCACCGACAACGTAGTTCCCCACGAAAAGCGCCCCGGTGACCGGCCGCTCACGCGCTATTTTCTGAAAGCTTGCCACGGGTTTGTGACGATGAGCCGTGCCGTGCTGGCTGATTTGCGCCGCTTGCACTTCCGTCAGCCGGCGCAATACCAGCCTCATCCGCTTTACGATAATTTCGGGGCGCTACGCACCAAGCAAGAAGCCCTGCAAGCACTTGGTCTCGACCCGCAATTTGGCTACCTATTATTTTTCGGTTTCATCAGGGCCTACAAAGGTTTGGATATTCTGTTGGAAGCCTTTGCCGATGAGCGGTTGCAGCAGCTGCCCGTGAAGCTCATTATTGCCGGCGAATTTTACGAAGATGCCGCGCCGTATGAGGCACTCATTCAACAACACGGGTTGGAAAGTCGCTTGGTGCGAGCCACCGATTTTATTCCGAATGAACAAGTAGCAGACTACTTCTGCACTGCTGATCTGATAGTGCAGCCTTACAAGCACGCCACCCAGAGTGGCGTTTCGCAGATTGCCTACCACTTCGAACGACCTATGCTGGTGACGGATGTAGGTGGTCTGGCCGAGTTAATTCCGGACGGAGAGGTAGGCTACGTAGTGAAACCCACGGCTACAGCCATTGCCGATGCGCTGGTCGATTTCTACCAGCATCAGCGTGAAACCGAGTTTGCCGCGGGCGTATGGGCACGCAAAAAGCAGTTCTCGTGGAGCGAGATGGTAAAAGCGTTGAAGCAGGTAGCCGTTGATTGA
- a CDS encoding glycosyltransferase family 9 protein — protein sequence MSELLAGVVVRPDCRHFRGDIPCRPNKEHGYLCADCPAYVPVQQRILIIKLGAIGDVIRTTPLLRRLRQEYPAAKITWLTLTPAILPQGEIDEVLKLDLSATLHLQAREFDVLFNLDKDKEACALYDTIRATQKFGYRLHPQYGVAWPGNELANHKFLTGVFDQLSLENRKPYVQEIFELCGFEFRGEEYVFDTHEDKGYNWNVLPQGSPRIGLNTGCGDRWTTRLWSDEKWISLITQLQQAGYAPVLLGGEAEDERNRRLHAATGAAYPGTFPLQQFINLLYQMDVIVTQVTMAMHISIALRKSTVLMNNIFNPYEFDLYGRGQLVQPDRSCVCFYRGTCKLGTSCMEELPAEKVFAAVQASITVS from the coding sequence GTGTCTGAGCTTCTCGCTGGCGTTGTGGTTCGTCCCGATTGCCGCCACTTCCGGGGCGATATCCCCTGCCGACCCAATAAAGAACATGGCTACCTGTGCGCCGATTGCCCGGCGTATGTCCCCGTGCAACAGCGTATTCTCATTATTAAGCTCGGTGCCATTGGCGACGTAATTCGTACTACGCCATTGCTTCGGCGGCTGCGTCAGGAGTACCCCGCCGCCAAGATTACGTGGCTTACCCTCACGCCGGCCATCCTACCCCAAGGCGAAATTGATGAAGTATTGAAACTCGATCTGTCGGCCACGCTGCACTTGCAGGCGCGAGAATTTGACGTGCTCTTCAATCTTGATAAGGATAAAGAGGCCTGCGCGCTGTACGACACCATTCGGGCCACCCAGAAATTCGGCTACCGTCTGCATCCGCAGTATGGCGTGGCCTGGCCTGGCAACGAGCTGGCTAATCACAAATTTCTGACTGGCGTATTTGACCAGCTGAGCCTGGAAAACCGCAAGCCCTACGTGCAGGAAATTTTTGAGCTGTGCGGCTTCGAGTTTCGAGGTGAAGAATACGTGTTCGACACGCACGAGGATAAGGGCTATAACTGGAATGTCCTACCCCAAGGCAGCCCGCGCATTGGCCTCAATACCGGTTGCGGCGACCGGTGGACTACGCGTCTATGGTCCGATGAGAAATGGATTTCCCTCATCACACAACTGCAACAGGCCGGATACGCGCCCGTGCTGCTCGGTGGCGAGGCGGAGGACGAACGGAACCGCCGCCTACATGCGGCTACCGGCGCTGCCTACCCCGGCACGTTTCCTCTGCAACAGTTCATCAACCTGCTCTACCAGATGGACGTCATTGTGACACAAGTGACCATGGCCATGCACATCAGCATTGCCCTGCGCAAGTCTACGGTGCTGATGAACAATATTTTCAACCCCTACGAGTTCGACCTATACGGCCGCGGCCAACTTGTGCAGCCCGACCGCTCGTGTGTGTGCTTCTATCGGGGCACCTGCAAGCTAGGCACCAGCTGCATGGAAGAATTGCCCGCGGAAAAGGTATTTGCGGCTGTGCAGGCAAGCATTACGGTTAGCTAA
- a CDS encoding helix-turn-helix domain-containing protein, whose translation MYRALIEAKVAEIAPTANLYPGVIIILNTRTTCVEYMSEMGLHLLQTTLPELRALGPAYHTRFFNQQESLEYVPHILGLVAKNDPDQIITFFQQARASPSVEWDWYLTTMRLLLRGDDGLPLLLFCFASPLDASLHLTAKMQRLLDERDFLRQHHQHFAQLTKREREILHLLALSHSAADIAERLFISERTVETHRRNIKQKLHADTFFDLSQYARAFDLI comes from the coding sequence ATGTATCGTGCGTTGATAGAAGCGAAAGTAGCCGAAATAGCGCCTACGGCTAACTTGTATCCCGGCGTCATCATCATTCTGAATACCCGAACTACTTGCGTGGAGTATATGTCGGAGATGGGGCTGCACTTGTTGCAGACTACCTTACCCGAGCTACGAGCTCTTGGCCCGGCCTACCACACGCGTTTTTTTAATCAGCAGGAGTCGCTGGAGTATGTGCCGCATATTCTGGGCTTGGTGGCGAAGAATGATCCAGACCAGATCATCACATTCTTTCAGCAGGCCCGCGCCAGCCCGAGCGTGGAGTGGGATTGGTACCTGACCACTATGCGCCTGCTACTGCGCGGCGACGATGGCCTACCCTTACTCTTGTTCTGCTTTGCTAGCCCATTGGATGCTAGTTTGCACCTTACCGCCAAGATGCAACGCCTGCTGGATGAGCGTGATTTTCTGCGGCAGCACCATCAGCATTTTGCTCAGCTCACCAAACGTGAGCGGGAAATCCTGCACCTACTGGCCCTGAGCCACAGTGCCGCCGACATTGCCGAGCGCCTCTTTATCTCAGAACGCACCGTAGAAACGCACCGCCGCAACATCAAGCAAAAGCTGCACGCCGATACTTTTTTCGATCTGTCGCAGTATGCCCGCGCCTTCGATTTGATTTGA
- the purB gene encoding adenylosuccinate lyase, with amino-acid sequence MSTSTAYLSLSPLTALSPLDGRYRRTAAALAPYFSELALIRYRVLVEVEYFIALCELPLPQLSGVNTQVFEQLRAIYRNFSEADAEAVKAHEKVTNHDVKAVEYFLRDQFTALGLADYLEFIHFGLTSQDVNNTAIPLSLREGLLETLLPAYAAVRNQLAARAQEWAAVPMLARTHGQPASPTRLGKEIQVFVARLDAQVALLAQVPFGAKFGGATGNFNAHHVAYPGIDWHQFGNQFVDKLGLSRSYPTTQIEHYDHLAALCDGLKRLNTILIDLARDVWQYISMGYFRQTIKAGEVGSSAMPHKVNPIDFENAEGNLGMANAVLEHLAAKLPISRLQRDLTDSTVLRNLGVPLGHSLIALQALQRGLNKLALDESALHRDLEANWPVVAEAIQTILRRENYPDPYNALKALTRTHGSITEHTIREFVDTLEVSESVKEELRAISPMNYVGI; translated from the coding sequence ATGTCCACTTCCACTGCCTACCTCTCGCTTTCGCCCCTCACCGCCCTCTCGCCTCTCGATGGTCGCTACCGCCGCACTGCCGCCGCGCTGGCCCCGTACTTCTCCGAGTTGGCCCTGATTCGCTACCGCGTGTTGGTGGAGGTAGAGTATTTCATCGCGCTATGCGAACTGCCCCTACCCCAGCTGAGCGGGGTAAATACACAAGTATTCGAGCAGTTGCGCGCCATCTATAGAAACTTTTCGGAGGCCGATGCCGAGGCTGTGAAAGCGCACGAAAAAGTGACGAACCACGACGTGAAGGCTGTGGAATACTTTCTACGCGACCAGTTTACGGCCCTGGGCCTTGCTGATTACCTAGAGTTTATTCACTTCGGGCTTACGTCTCAGGATGTCAATAATACGGCCATTCCATTGAGCCTGCGCGAAGGCCTGCTGGAAACGTTGTTGCCCGCCTATGCAGCCGTACGCAACCAACTGGCGGCGCGGGCACAGGAATGGGCCGCGGTGCCCATGCTGGCCCGCACGCACGGACAGCCGGCCTCGCCTACCCGCCTGGGCAAGGAAATTCAGGTGTTTGTGGCCCGGCTGGATGCCCAGGTGGCACTGCTGGCGCAGGTGCCGTTTGGAGCCAAGTTTGGTGGCGCTACCGGCAATTTCAACGCTCACCACGTGGCCTACCCTGGCATCGACTGGCACCAGTTCGGCAACCAGTTTGTGGATAAGTTGGGTTTGTCGCGCTCCTACCCTACCACCCAGATTGAGCACTACGACCACCTGGCCGCTCTCTGCGACGGCCTCAAGCGCCTCAACACCATTCTAATTGATCTGGCACGCGACGTGTGGCAGTACATTTCGATGGGGTATTTCCGGCAGACTATTAAGGCCGGAGAGGTAGGGTCATCGGCCATGCCGCATAAGGTCAACCCCATCGATTTTGAAAATGCCGAGGGTAATCTGGGCATGGCCAACGCCGTGCTGGAGCACTTGGCTGCTAAGCTTCCCATTTCCCGCCTCCAACGCGACCTGACCGATTCTACAGTGCTGCGCAACCTAGGCGTGCCGCTCGGCCATTCGCTGATTGCCTTGCAGGCCCTGCAACGCGGCCTCAACAAGCTGGCCCTCGATGAATCTGCCCTGCACCGCGACCTGGAGGCCAACTGGCCGGTAGTAGCTGAAGCTATTCAGACCATCCTGCGCCGCGAAAACTACCCCGACCCCTACAACGCCCTCAAAGCCCTCACGCGCACCCACGGTTCTATCACCGAGCACACCATCCGCGAATTTGTGGATACGCTGGAAGTATCCGAAAGCGTAAAGGAGGAACTACGCGCTATTTCGCCGATGAATTACGTAGGCATATAG